From Micromonospora sp. NBC_01699, a single genomic window includes:
- a CDS encoding Crp/Fnr family transcriptional regulator, with amino-acid sequence MDEVLARSGIFQGVDPEAAEALAKEMETIDVRKGEIVFNEGEPGDSLYILLTGKIKVGRRAADGRQNLIAVMGPSDMVGELSLFDPGPRTATATAVTDTKLVRLRKQALRPWLNNRPEIAEQLLRVLARRLRRTNDSLADLIFTDVPGRVAKNLLQMAGRFGTRDGGVLRVTHDLTQEEIAQLVGASRETVNKALADFASRGWLRLDGKSIIILDPERLARRARV; translated from the coding sequence ATGGACGAGGTACTGGCCCGCAGCGGGATCTTCCAGGGCGTAGACCCGGAAGCGGCCGAGGCGCTCGCCAAGGAGATGGAGACGATCGACGTCCGCAAGGGCGAAATCGTCTTTAACGAGGGCGAACCCGGTGACAGCCTCTATATCCTACTCACCGGCAAGATCAAGGTTGGTCGACGCGCCGCGGACGGCCGCCAGAATCTGATCGCCGTGATGGGTCCGTCGGACATGGTCGGCGAGCTGTCGCTCTTCGACCCGGGGCCGCGTACGGCCACCGCGACCGCGGTCACCGACACGAAGTTGGTCCGGCTGCGCAAGCAGGCGCTGCGGCCCTGGCTGAACAACCGGCCGGAGATCGCCGAGCAGTTGCTGCGTGTGCTCGCCCGCAGGCTGCGCCGGACGAACGACTCACTGGCCGACCTGATCTTCACGGACGTACCGGGCCGGGTGGCGAAGAACCTGCTCCAGATGGCGGGCCGGTTCGGCACCCGTGACGGCGGCGTCCTGCGGGTCACCCACGACCTGACCCAGGAGGAGATCGCCCAGCTCGTCGGCGCCTCCCGGGAGACGGTGAACAAGGCGCTGGCCGACTTCGCCTCGCGTGGCTGGCTGCGGCTCGACGGCAAGAGCATCATCATCCTCGACCCGGAGCGCCTGGCCCGACGCGCCCGCGTCTGA
- a CDS encoding GNAT family N-acetyltransferase: MVEIDTERLVLRDWRRSDLEPWAAMNADPEVREHLGPVLDAHQAAASVESFQHDLDRNGFGFWAVEIRATGQFIGFTGLDPVDQGMSFTGVEAGWRLARPAWGHGYATEAARAALAYGFDTVGLPEILAITAKTNHRSRAVMRRLGMTTDPADDFDDPESDPGPLRRQVLYRIRREPRG, translated from the coding sequence GTGGTGGAGATCGACACGGAGCGACTGGTCCTGCGCGACTGGCGGAGGTCCGACCTGGAACCGTGGGCGGCGATGAACGCCGACCCCGAGGTCAGGGAGCATCTCGGGCCGGTGCTGGACGCCCACCAGGCCGCCGCCTCGGTCGAGAGCTTCCAGCACGACCTGGACCGCAACGGCTTCGGCTTCTGGGCGGTGGAAATCCGGGCGACCGGGCAGTTCATCGGCTTCACCGGCCTGGATCCGGTGGACCAGGGGATGTCGTTCACCGGTGTCGAGGCCGGCTGGCGGCTGGCCCGTCCGGCGTGGGGCCACGGGTACGCGACCGAGGCGGCCCGCGCCGCCCTGGCGTACGGCTTCGACACCGTCGGCCTGCCGGAGATCCTGGCCATCACCGCGAAGACGAACCACCGCTCCCGAGCGGTGATGCGCCGGCTCGGCATGACCACCGACCCGGCGGACGACTTCGACGACCCGGAGTCCGACCCCGGCCCGTTGCGCCGCCAGGTTCTCTACCGCATCCGCCGCGAGCCACGAGGCTGA
- a CDS encoding TIGR03084 family metal-binding protein has product MVDLSQLLTDLTDESSELDALVAERPAVDWAEPTPAPGWTIAHQIAHLAWTDHVALLAATDVPAFYASLEDAAADPGGFADRGANEILDQVMAGAPDGPTDPRAAPAALLDRWRTGRAALAAALAAVPAGDRLPWYGTSLSPATMATARLMETWAHGQDVADTLGVTRTPSGRLRHVAHLGFRTLGHSFATHGRAAPDVPVRVELRAPDGTEWTFGTADAVDLVAGPALDFCLLVTQRRHRTDLSLVATGGVADEWLDIAQAFAGPPGPGREPRAGRDRAARRTAAGNHP; this is encoded by the coding sequence GTGGTCGACCTGAGTCAGCTGCTGACCGACCTGACCGACGAATCGAGCGAGCTGGACGCGCTGGTCGCCGAGCGGCCGGCGGTCGACTGGGCCGAACCGACCCCGGCACCGGGCTGGACCATCGCCCACCAGATCGCGCACCTGGCCTGGACCGACCACGTGGCACTGCTGGCCGCCACCGACGTACCGGCGTTCTACGCCTCGCTCGAAGACGCCGCGGCCGATCCGGGCGGTTTCGCCGACCGGGGCGCGAACGAGATCCTCGACCAGGTGATGGCCGGTGCACCGGACGGACCAACCGATCCGCGTGCCGCGCCGGCCGCCCTGCTCGACCGGTGGCGTACCGGCCGGGCCGCGCTGGCCGCCGCGCTCGCCGCCGTGCCGGCCGGCGACAGACTGCCGTGGTACGGCACGAGCCTGTCCCCCGCCACCATGGCAACGGCCAGGCTGATGGAAACCTGGGCGCACGGTCAGGACGTGGCGGACACGCTCGGTGTCACCCGTACCCCGAGCGGTCGGCTGCGGCACGTGGCGCACCTGGGCTTCCGTACCCTCGGGCACAGCTTCGCCACCCACGGCCGGGCCGCGCCCGACGTGCCGGTCCGGGTCGAACTTCGCGCCCCCGACGGCACCGAGTGGACGTTCGGGACGGCCGACGCGGTCGACCTGGTCGCCGGGCCGGCGCTGGACTTCTGCCTGCTGGTCACCCAGCGCCGGCACCGCACCGACCTGTCCCTGGTGGCAACGGGCGGGGTCGCGGACGAGTGGCTGGACATCGCCCAGGCGTTCGCCGGCCCGCCCGGACCGGGCCGGGAGCCGCGCGCCGGTCGGGACCGCGCGGCCCGCCGCACCGCCGCCGGAAACCACCCATGA
- a CDS encoding CapA family protein produces MYESSQPTPRPNRRHRGPGRLVLVVGAVVALLLGVGLAGLAATRLLDDPDPSRWQAEPVGSAGSAGAGTPSPEPTAAQVVSLSATGDIVMGNAPARLPANGGKGFFDSVREALAADLVMGNLEEPITDDTGTSKCGANSTQCHQFRVPPSYAAHLKEAGFGLLNQANNHGYDYGAAGYRNTQRHLEAQGLANTGAPDQITVMDVKGVKVAVVGFSSYAWSNSLVDIPAAAEVIKKAATQAELVVVQVHMGGEGTDKIHVKPGTEMFLGENRGDPVKFSHAMVDAGADLIVGHGPHVLRGMEFYQGRLIAYSLGNFAGGAGALNNSGRLGWGGVLKVSLAADGTFSGGEFVSTYMNSAGKPTVDTQKRGLKAVQDLSAADFDNSAAKLDAAGKISAPA; encoded by the coding sequence ATGTACGAGAGCAGCCAACCCACCCCCCGCCCGAACCGCAGGCACCGCGGTCCCGGCCGACTCGTCCTCGTGGTCGGCGCGGTCGTGGCCCTCCTGCTCGGTGTCGGGCTGGCCGGGCTGGCCGCCACCCGCCTGCTCGACGACCCCGACCCGTCCCGGTGGCAGGCCGAACCGGTCGGCAGTGCCGGCAGTGCCGGCGCGGGGACGCCCAGCCCCGAGCCGACGGCGGCACAGGTCGTCTCGCTCTCCGCGACCGGCGACATCGTGATGGGCAACGCCCCGGCGCGTCTGCCGGCCAACGGCGGCAAGGGTTTCTTCGACTCGGTCAGGGAGGCACTCGCCGCCGACCTGGTGATGGGAAACCTGGAAGAGCCGATAACGGACGACACCGGCACCTCCAAGTGCGGGGCCAACTCCACCCAGTGCCACCAGTTCCGGGTCCCCCCGTCGTACGCGGCGCACCTCAAGGAAGCCGGCTTCGGGCTGCTGAACCAGGCCAACAACCACGGCTACGACTACGGCGCCGCCGGTTACCGCAACACCCAGCGGCACCTGGAGGCGCAGGGGCTGGCCAACACCGGCGCGCCGGACCAGATCACCGTGATGGACGTCAAGGGCGTCAAGGTCGCGGTCGTCGGCTTCTCGTCGTACGCGTGGAGCAACAGCCTGGTCGACATCCCCGCCGCGGCAGAGGTGATCAAGAAGGCCGCGACCCAGGCCGAGCTGGTTGTCGTACAGGTGCACATGGGTGGCGAGGGCACCGACAAGATCCACGTCAAGCCGGGCACCGAGATGTTCCTCGGCGAGAACCGGGGCGACCCGGTCAAGTTCTCCCACGCGATGGTCGACGCGGGTGCCGACCTGATCGTCGGGCACGGGCCGCACGTGCTGCGCGGGATGGAGTTCTACCAGGGCCGGCTGATCGCGTACAGCCTGGGCAACTTCGCCGGTGGTGCCGGGGCGCTGAACAACAGCGGCCGGCTCGGCTGGGGCGGGGTGCTCAAGGTGTCACTGGCCGCCGACGGCACCTTCAGCGGCGGCGAGTTCGTCTCGACGTACATGAACAGCGCCGGTAAGCCGACCGTGGACACCCAGAAGCGCGGGCTCAAGGCGGTCCAGGACCTGTCCGCCGCCGACTTCGACAACTCCGCGGCGAAACTCGACGCGGCCGGGAAGATCAGCGCGCCGGCCTGA
- a CDS encoding acyclic terpene utilization AtuA family protein gives MSTPTAPAVLRIGNASGFYGDRFDAWREMLDGGQLDVLTGDYLAELTMLILGRDRLRDPDLGYARTFPRQLESCLGSAVERGVTLVTNAGGLNPAGLANAIRAQAVRLGVPVRVGYVTGDAVDRPDALTANAYLGAFGIARCLAGGANIVVTGRVTDASLVVGPAIHRFGWTHADLDRLAGATVAGHLLECGAQVTGGNFSFFTELPDGGRRPGFPIAELSADGSSVITKHPGTGGGVTRETVTAQLLYEIGGPDYLGPDVVTRLDTVSLTDDGQDRVRVTGVKGLPPPPTVKVGANSLGGYRNTATFVLCGLDIEAKAELVRDQLTEAVGATGLEFTLARTDQVDAVDTESASALLHVHLRDADPKRAGRMFSAAAIELALASYPGCTLTGVPGDASPYGVFTATDLPQDAVEQLAVLPSGERVPVPPPPLTATPPTRPVPPPVRRPEPGPTRRAPLGTVVGARSGDKGGDANLGVWVRSAKGYGWLRDWLTVDRLRELLPETANLDVERYELPNLAAVNFVIRGLLGAGVAASTRFDPQAKALGELLRSRIVDLPAELSPDLPAPAGRTTAGTS, from the coding sequence ATGAGTACGCCCACCGCGCCGGCCGTCCTGCGGATAGGCAACGCCTCCGGCTTCTACGGCGACCGGTTCGACGCCTGGCGGGAGATGCTCGACGGCGGGCAGCTCGACGTGCTCACCGGCGACTACCTGGCCGAACTCACCATGCTGATCCTCGGCCGGGACCGGCTCAGGGACCCCGACCTCGGCTACGCCCGGACGTTCCCGCGCCAGCTCGAATCCTGTCTGGGCAGCGCGGTCGAGCGCGGGGTCACCCTGGTCACCAACGCCGGTGGGCTGAACCCGGCCGGACTGGCCAACGCCATCCGGGCCCAAGCCGTTCGGCTCGGTGTGCCGGTCCGGGTCGGGTACGTCACCGGCGACGCCGTCGACCGGCCGGACGCGTTGACGGCGAACGCGTACCTGGGTGCGTTCGGGATCGCGCGCTGCCTGGCGGGGGGCGCGAACATCGTGGTGACCGGCCGGGTCACCGACGCGTCGCTGGTCGTCGGCCCGGCGATCCACCGGTTCGGCTGGACCCACGCCGATCTCGACCGCCTCGCCGGGGCGACGGTCGCCGGGCACCTGCTCGAATGCGGGGCGCAGGTGACCGGTGGCAACTTCAGCTTCTTCACCGAGCTGCCCGACGGTGGCCGCCGACCCGGTTTCCCGATCGCCGAGCTTTCCGCCGACGGTTCCTCGGTCATCACCAAGCACCCCGGCACCGGCGGCGGTGTGACCCGGGAAACCGTTACCGCGCAACTGCTCTACGAGATCGGCGGCCCGGACTACCTCGGCCCGGACGTGGTGACCCGCCTCGACACGGTCAGTCTCACCGACGACGGCCAGGACCGGGTACGGGTCACCGGCGTCAAGGGCCTGCCGCCACCGCCCACCGTCAAGGTCGGCGCCAACTCCCTCGGCGGTTACCGCAACACCGCCACGTTTGTCCTCTGTGGACTTGATATCGAGGCGAAGGCGGAACTCGTACGGGACCAGCTCACCGAGGCGGTCGGCGCGACCGGCCTGGAGTTCACGCTCGCCCGTACGGACCAGGTGGACGCGGTCGACACCGAGTCGGCGAGCGCGTTGCTGCACGTACACCTGCGCGACGCTGACCCGAAGCGGGCCGGGCGGATGTTCTCGGCCGCCGCGATCGAACTGGCGCTCGCCTCGTACCCCGGTTGCACACTGACCGGGGTGCCCGGCGACGCCAGCCCGTACGGCGTCTTCACCGCCACCGACCTGCCGCAGGACGCGGTCGAGCAGCTGGCGGTGCTGCCCTCCGGCGAGCGGGTCCCGGTCCCGCCCCCACCGCTGACCGCCACCCCGCCGACCCGTCCCGTGCCGCCCCCGGTCCGGCGACCGGAGCCGGGTCCGACCCGTCGGGCACCACTGGGGACGGTGGTCGGGGCGCGTTCCGGCGACAAGGGCGGCGACGCGAACCTCGGCGTGTGGGTACGGTCCGCGAAGGGCTATGGCTGGTTACGCGACTGGTTGACCGTCGACCGGCTGCGGGAGCTGCTGCCGGAGACGGCAAACCTCGACGTCGAGCGGTACGAGCTGCCGAACCTGGCCGCGGTCAACTTCGTGATCCGGGGCCTGCTCGGTGCCGGGGTGGCCGCGTCGACCCGGTTCGACCCGCAGGCGAAGGCGCTCGGCGAGCTGCTCCGGTCCCGGATCGTCGACCTGCCGGCCGAGCTGTCACCCGACCTCCCGGCGCCCGCCGGCCGCACGACAGCGGGTACGTCATGA
- a CDS encoding TlpA family protein disulfide reductase, with product MRRPLAGLLLPLLLLTAAACGRSDPAPEPEPPAPFADCAALSTPPTAPPTDPGGSRPDGSTEPLPEVTLPCFTGGAEVSLSDVRGPAVINLWAAWCRPCRKELPAFQRLAQRAGGQLHVIGVDTRDDRDDARDLAGELDLTFPTLFDPAEKLRTRIAAPGLPATVFVDAQGRIRHLDISGALDDATLAALVEQHLGVVVPA from the coding sequence GTGAGGCGTCCGCTCGCCGGGCTGCTCCTGCCCCTGCTGCTGCTCACCGCCGCCGCCTGCGGCCGGTCCGATCCGGCACCCGAGCCCGAGCCGCCGGCACCGTTCGCCGACTGTGCCGCGCTGAGCACACCACCGACCGCGCCGCCCACCGACCCCGGCGGGAGCAGGCCGGACGGATCGACCGAGCCGCTGCCCGAGGTCACGCTGCCCTGCTTCACCGGCGGCGCCGAGGTGTCGCTGTCCGACGTACGCGGACCCGCCGTGATCAACCTGTGGGCGGCCTGGTGCCGGCCGTGCCGCAAGGAGTTGCCCGCCTTCCAACGGCTCGCCCAGCGGGCCGGCGGGCAACTGCACGTCATCGGGGTCGACACCCGCGACGACCGGGACGACGCGCGGGACCTGGCCGGCGAACTCGACCTCACCTTCCCGACCCTGTTCGACCCCGCCGAGAAACTGCGCACCCGGATCGCCGCCCCCGGCCTGCCGGCGACCGTGTTCGTGGACGCGCAGGGGCGGATCCGGCACCTGGACATCTCCGGCGCGCTCGACGACGCCACGCTCGCCGCCCTGGTCGAGCAGCACCTCGGGGTGGTGGTGCCGGCATGA
- a CDS encoding NUDIX hydrolase, protein MSGQLPPWCEPLLSRVRTARTEDFTRLRTPTSGGRPSAVLVLLGEDPAYGPDVLVLQRAATMRNHAGQAAFPGGAADPGDADAAATALREAEEEVGLDPTTVTVLAQLPPLWIPVSDFVVTPILGWWHRPHPVHARAPGEVAHVARLPIAELVDPANRVRVRHPSGWVGPAFQVRGMLVWGFTAGVIAALLGMGGWDRPWSQDRVVELPPVGATPAPYAGNDGELAEPGPGGGKVVPGR, encoded by the coding sequence ATGAGCGGACAACTGCCGCCGTGGTGCGAGCCGCTGCTCAGCCGGGTACGCACGGCGCGTACCGAGGATTTCACCCGACTCCGTACGCCCACCAGCGGCGGTCGGCCCAGCGCCGTGCTGGTGCTGCTCGGCGAGGATCCGGCGTACGGGCCCGACGTGCTGGTGCTCCAGCGGGCCGCGACCATGCGCAACCACGCCGGCCAGGCCGCCTTCCCCGGTGGCGCCGCCGACCCGGGTGACGCCGACGCGGCGGCGACCGCCCTGCGTGAAGCGGAGGAGGAGGTCGGCCTCGACCCGACCACCGTGACCGTGCTGGCGCAACTCCCACCGCTCTGGATCCCGGTGAGCGACTTCGTGGTCACCCCGATCCTCGGCTGGTGGCACCGGCCGCATCCGGTGCACGCGCGGGCGCCGGGCGAGGTCGCCCACGTCGCCCGGCTGCCGATCGCCGAACTCGTCGACCCGGCCAACCGGGTACGGGTCCGCCATCCCAGCGGCTGGGTCGGTCCCGCCTTCCAGGTCCGGGGCATGCTCGTCTGGGGCTTCACCGCCGGGGTGATCGCCGCCCTGCTCGGCATGGGTGGCTGGGACCGCCCGTGGTCGCAGGACCGGGTGGTCGAACTTCCGCCGGTCGGCGCCACCCCGGCCCCGTACGCGGGCAACGACGGTGAGTTGGCCGAGCCCGGTCCGGGCGGCGGAAAGGTCGTTCCCGGGCGCTGA
- a CDS encoding acyl-CoA carboxylase subunit beta produces the protein MLERLAELDAAVATARAGGGEKYVTRHHARGKLLPRERIELLVDRDSPVLELSPVAAWGTDYPVGASVVTAIGVIEGVECVIVANDPTVRGGAVNPYTLRKTVRAGEIALANRLPLVNLVESGGADLPSQAEIFIPGGQVFRDLTRLSAAGIPTVSVVFGNATAGGAYVPGMSDYTIMVRGRAKVFLAGPPLVKMATGEVTDDESLGGAAMHATTSGLADWLAEDERDGIRLARQCVRRFNWRKQGPAPRTAVAPPPKYDPEDLLAIASADPRTPFDPREVLGRILDGSEFDEFKPGYGGALVTGWGELHGYPVGVLANARGVLFSEEAQKATQFIQLANNADTPLVFLQNTTGYMVGAEYEQGGIIKHGALMINTVSNSTVPHLTVNLGASYGAGNYGMCGRAYDPRFLFTWPNAKSAVMGPTQLAGVLSIVARQAAEAKGQPYDEDRDRAMRSMVEAQVESQSAALFLSGRLLDDGVIDPRDTRTVLGLCLSAVHNGPVGSSLHSARGAGFGVFRM, from the coding sequence ATGCTGGAGCGTCTCGCCGAACTGGACGCCGCCGTGGCGACCGCCCGAGCGGGCGGTGGCGAGAAGTACGTGACCCGGCACCACGCGCGGGGCAAGCTGCTGCCGCGCGAACGGATCGAGTTGCTGGTCGACCGGGACTCGCCGGTGCTGGAACTCTCCCCGGTGGCGGCGTGGGGCACCGACTATCCGGTCGGGGCGAGCGTGGTGACCGCGATCGGGGTGATCGAGGGCGTCGAGTGTGTGATCGTCGCCAACGACCCGACCGTACGTGGCGGCGCGGTGAACCCGTACACGCTGCGCAAGACCGTACGGGCCGGGGAGATCGCGCTGGCGAACCGGTTGCCGCTGGTGAACCTGGTCGAGTCGGGCGGGGCGGACCTGCCCAGCCAGGCGGAGATCTTCATTCCCGGTGGGCAGGTGTTCCGGGACCTGACCCGGCTGTCGGCCGCCGGCATCCCGACCGTGTCGGTAGTCTTCGGCAACGCGACCGCCGGCGGCGCGTACGTGCCGGGCATGTCCGACTACACGATCATGGTGCGGGGCCGGGCGAAGGTGTTCCTCGCCGGCCCGCCCCTGGTGAAGATGGCCACCGGCGAGGTGACCGACGACGAATCGCTGGGCGGGGCGGCGATGCACGCCACCACCTCCGGCCTGGCCGACTGGCTCGCCGAGGACGAACGCGACGGGATCCGGCTGGCCCGGCAGTGCGTACGCCGGTTCAACTGGCGCAAGCAGGGCCCGGCACCCCGGACGGCGGTCGCTCCCCCACCCAAGTACGACCCGGAGGACCTGCTCGCCATCGCGAGCGCCGATCCCCGTACCCCGTTCGACCCGCGCGAGGTGCTGGGCCGGATCCTCGACGGCTCCGAGTTCGACGAGTTCAAGCCCGGTTACGGCGGCGCCCTGGTCACCGGCTGGGGCGAGCTGCACGGCTACCCGGTCGGGGTGCTGGCCAACGCGCGCGGGGTGCTGTTCTCCGAGGAGGCGCAGAAGGCGACGCAGTTCATCCAGCTCGCCAACAACGCCGACACCCCACTGGTCTTCCTCCAGAACACCACCGGTTACATGGTCGGCGCCGAGTACGAGCAGGGCGGCATCATCAAACACGGCGCCCTGATGATCAACACGGTGTCGAACTCGACCGTGCCGCACCTGACCGTGAACCTCGGCGCGTCGTACGGGGCGGGCAACTACGGCATGTGCGGCCGGGCGTACGACCCGCGTTTCCTGTTCACCTGGCCGAACGCGAAATCGGCGGTGATGGGGCCGACCCAGCTGGCCGGGGTGCTGTCGATCGTGGCGAGGCAGGCGGCCGAGGCAAAGGGCCAGCCGTACGACGAGGACCGGGACCGGGCCATGCGCTCGATGGTCGAGGCGCAGGTCGAGTCGCAGTCCGCCGCGCTGTTCCTCTCCGGGCGGCTGCTCGACGACGGGGTGATCGACCCGCGCGACACCCGTACGGTCCTCGGGCTCTGCCTTTCCGCTGTCCACAACGGCCCGGTCGGCTCATCGCTCCACAGTGCACGAGGCGCCGGCTTCGGCGTCTTCCGGATGTGA
- the nth gene encoding endonuclease III produces the protein MGRRRLTDVSRTPAPAAETDLGRKRRARRIGRLLTETHPDAHCELDHDGPLQLAVATILSAQATDKKVNEVTPKLFARYRTAEDYAGADRAEVEDLIRQTGFFRNKTSSLINLGRALVERYDGRVPGKLTDLVTLPGIGRKTANVILGNAFDVPGITVDTHFQRLMHRWRLTTETDPVKIEHAIGALYEKREWTMLSHRVIFHGRRVCHARKPACGACTLAPLCPSYGLGPTEPEAAAKLLKGPRARELAIQAGIDPALVPATAVAAEAP, from the coding sequence GTGGGCCGACGTAGGCTGACCGACGTGAGCCGTACTCCTGCCCCCGCCGCCGAGACCGACCTCGGCCGCAAGCGAAGGGCTCGCCGGATCGGCCGGCTGTTGACCGAGACCCACCCGGACGCGCACTGCGAGCTGGACCACGACGGCCCGCTGCAACTCGCCGTGGCCACCATCCTCTCGGCCCAGGCCACCGACAAGAAGGTCAACGAGGTCACACCGAAGCTCTTCGCCCGCTACCGCACCGCCGAGGACTACGCCGGCGCCGACCGGGCCGAGGTCGAGGACCTGATCCGGCAGACCGGCTTTTTCCGGAACAAGACCAGCTCGCTGATCAACCTCGGGCGGGCGCTGGTCGAGCGGTACGACGGCCGGGTGCCCGGCAAGCTCACCGACCTGGTGACCCTGCCCGGGATCGGGCGCAAGACGGCCAACGTGATCCTCGGCAACGCCTTCGACGTGCCCGGCATCACCGTCGACACCCACTTCCAGCGGCTGATGCACCGGTGGCGGCTGACCACCGAGACCGATCCGGTGAAGATCGAACACGCGATCGGCGCGCTCTACGAGAAGCGCGAGTGGACCATGCTCTCGCACCGGGTGATCTTCCACGGCCGGCGGGTCTGCCACGCCCGCAAGCCCGCCTGCGGCGCCTGCACACTGGCCCCGCTCTGCCCCTCGTACGGCCTCGGCCCGACCGAGCCGGAGGCCGCCGCCAAGCTGCTCAAGGGACCCCGTGCCCGCGAACTCGCGATCCAGGCCGGAATCGACCCCGCGCTGGTGCCGGCGACCGCGGTGGCCGCGGAGGCACCGTGA
- a CDS encoding metallophosphoesterase family protein produces the protein MPQTIAVLSDIHGVLPALDAVLAEPDVRSADRIVLTGDIAAGPQPVETLDRLTALGDRVIWVRGNADRELIELRAGKAPSIPDPIAPWAATQLRDDHVDLLTSIPETVTLAVDGLGPVLFCHATPRDDEEVVLVDSRLDRWTEVFAGLPDEVETIVCGHTHMPYVRLAHRRLVVNPGSVGMPYGRAGAHWALLGPGVQLRRTAYDIEAACVRVAAESDYPDAATWADYYLHSRASDAEALTVFSPRDGR, from the coding sequence ATGCCACAGACCATCGCCGTCCTCTCCGACATCCACGGCGTACTGCCTGCGCTGGACGCGGTGCTGGCCGAGCCGGACGTCCGCTCCGCCGACCGGATAGTGCTGACCGGCGACATCGCCGCCGGCCCGCAACCCGTCGAAACCCTGGACCGCCTGACCGCGCTCGGCGACCGGGTGATCTGGGTACGCGGCAACGCCGACCGGGAGCTGATCGAACTGCGCGCGGGCAAGGCGCCCTCGATCCCGGACCCGATCGCCCCGTGGGCCGCCACCCAACTGCGCGACGACCACGTGGACCTGCTCACCTCGATCCCGGAGACGGTGACGCTGGCGGTGGACGGGCTCGGCCCGGTGCTGTTCTGCCACGCCACCCCGCGCGACGACGAGGAGGTCGTGCTGGTCGACTCGCGGCTGGACCGGTGGACCGAGGTGTTCGCCGGCCTGCCGGACGAGGTCGAGACGATCGTCTGCGGCCACACCCACATGCCGTACGTCCGACTCGCGCACCGCCGGCTGGTGGTGAACCCCGGTAGCGTCGGCATGCCGTACGGGCGGGCCGGCGCGCACTGGGCGCTACTCGGGCCGGGGGTGCAACTGCGGCGAACCGCGTACGACATCGAGGCCGCCTGCGTACGGGTGGCCGCCGAGTCGGACTACCCCGACGCCGCCACCTGGGCCGACTACTACCTGCACTCCCGCGCCAGCGACGCCGAAGCCCTCACCGTCTTCAGCCCCCGCGACGGCCGCTGA
- a CDS encoding MarP family serine protease has product MSVVDVVLILLMLVFAITGYRQGFVIGALSLTGFFTGLLIGLQLGPLLAQQFSGGAMRILVALIAIFGLAVLGQTLSGWVGSHLRHAISSPVGRKADDVGGAFVSLFALLLAAWLVAVPLGSSSLPWLASAVRHSALINAVDRVLPAQAQALSNQLRETVDTNGFPDPFGGLAPTRAREVSPPDPALAGSQVVVNGQRSVVKVLGSAPSCSRRIEGSGFVYAEDRVMTNAHVVAGTRSVSIELDGDRHNGRVVVYDPERDLAVIFVPGLSAPVMPFAARQAPTEADAIVLGFPLDGPYNAQSARVRDVSKITGPNIYDSGDVTREIYTIRALVRSGNSGGPLVAPNGQVLGVIFAAAADDPNTGFAVTANEAKSVATAGTERTRATDTGACT; this is encoded by the coding sequence GTGTCGGTGGTGGATGTGGTCCTCATCCTGCTCATGCTGGTGTTCGCGATCACCGGCTACCGGCAGGGCTTTGTCATCGGGGCGCTCTCGCTCACCGGGTTCTTCACCGGACTGCTGATCGGGCTGCAACTCGGCCCACTGCTCGCGCAGCAGTTCTCCGGCGGTGCGATGCGCATCCTGGTCGCCCTGATCGCGATCTTCGGCCTGGCGGTGCTCGGGCAGACCCTGTCCGGCTGGGTCGGCTCGCATCTGCGGCACGCGATCAGCAGCCCGGTGGGCCGCAAGGCCGACGACGTCGGTGGCGCGTTCGTTTCGCTGTTCGCGCTGCTGCTGGCGGCCTGGCTGGTGGCGGTGCCGCTCGGCTCGTCGTCGCTGCCCTGGCTGGCCAGCGCCGTACGGCACAGTGCGCTGATCAACGCGGTGGACCGGGTGTTGCCGGCGCAGGCGCAGGCGCTGTCGAACCAGTTGCGGGAGACCGTCGACACCAACGGCTTCCCGGATCCGTTCGGCGGCCTCGCTCCCACCCGCGCCCGCGAGGTTTCGCCGCCCGATCCGGCCCTGGCCGGCTCGCAGGTGGTGGTGAACGGACAGCGGTCGGTGGTGAAGGTGCTCGGCTCGGCGCCGTCCTGCTCCCGCCGGATAGAGGGGTCCGGGTTCGTCTACGCCGAGGACCGGGTGATGACAAACGCGCACGTGGTCGCCGGGACCCGGTCGGTTTCGATCGAGTTGGACGGCGACCGGCACAACGGGCGGGTGGTCGTCTACGACCCGGAACGGGACCTGGCGGTGATCTTCGTGCCGGGGCTGTCGGCGCCGGTGATGCCGTTCGCCGCCCGGCAGGCGCCGACCGAGGCCGACGCGATAGTGCTCGGCTTCCCGCTGGACGGGCCGTACAACGCGCAGTCGGCGCGGGTTCGGGACGTCAGCAAGATCACCGGACCGAACATCTACGACTCCGGGGACGTGACCCGCGAGATCTACACGATCCGGGCGCTGGTCCGCAGCGGCAACTCCGGCGGCCCCCTGGTCGCACCGAACGGCCAGGTGCTCGGCGTGATCTTCGCGGCGGCGGCGGACGACCCGAACACCGGCTTCGCGGTGACCGCGAACGAGGCCAAGTCGGTGGCGACCGCCGGCACCGAGCGGACCAGGGCCACCGACACCGGCGCCTGCACCTGA